The Plasmodium yoelii strain 17X genome assembly, chromosome: 8 genome includes a region encoding these proteins:
- a CDS encoding fam-a protein, translating into MNNFYIKIFFFLLSISLCVNNKTLATELAPKTYTKHKSKKYTPFNSKKYYPGNDNTEEIYEKNKHLLYTDTKETINAEKFMKEAITHLEYHAASKDGYKLDDEYGSYRVFFYKKKYRGHTDIEKTEYIFDNPNKYNKIINKLWNPDSNNFLNTGSFKRKIVRVYGPNLVMIQQRCKKWPWSHYKYFYAIAAKFKISENKTIFVMASANIIDHNRKNKKYFENKIVENANLFQAEIDSENDIRNGKLEKMFVNLNGYIVEKRNKHIYITYINSNDEHGSI; encoded by the exons atgaataatttttatattaaaatttttttttttcttttaagcATCTCCCTATGtgtgaataataaaaccCTTGCAACGGAGCTTGCTCCCAAAACATATACAAAAcacaaatcaaaaaaatatacaccattcaattcaaaaaaatattatcctGG cAATGATAATACagaagaaatatatgaaaaaaacaaacaccTGTTATATACCGATACCAAAGAAACTATAAATGCAGAAAAATTTATGAAAGAAGCTATAACACATTTAGAATATCATGCTGCAAGTAAAGATGGTTATAAATTAGATGATGAATATGGATCTTACCGtgtctttttttataaaaaaaaatatcgagGTCATACGGATATTGAAAAAactgaatatatatttgataatCCAAATAAG tataataaaataataaacaagttATGGAATCCAGATagtaacaattttttaaatactgGCTCTTTTAAAA gaAAAATTGTTCGTGTATACGGTCCAAATTTAGTAATGATACAACAACGTTGCAAAAAATGGCCGTGGTctcattataaatatttttatgctatAGCTGCAAAATTTAAA ataTCAGAAAACAAAACTATATTTGTCATGGCTTCAGCAAATATAATTGATCACAAccgtaaaaataaaaaatattttgaaaataaaatagtagaAAATGCAAATTTATTCCAGGCTGAAATTGATTCTGAAAATGATATTAGAAATggaaaattagaaaaaatgtTTGTTAACTTAAATGGATACATTgttgaaaaaagaaataaacatatttatatcacCTATATCAACTCT
- a CDS encoding fam-a protein, protein MNKGYIKIALALLSLAGYTQNVAFASEHDADVTIKANPARKKLLFEEFPELVCEDIGEALVAMKHAIDDSELLIKLSGTGIDDYSAYSTEDGDKTIYSKKIGNMDIGRFHLTIPSASNYSKVLKKLWDFNHNKKPYKKFINGNLARVYSKYLILLEKFNTDLNYTPLTKNYALAAKVKKSNDTTVIICPSRPLNYLGQIDDETDMKEMLENTQSIETDIDPEEALTKLGTNIAGFVVKKGDDNVQVTYINAIYDSSNSTDFTNDKKERGLAYTNILSLAQRI, encoded by the exons ATGAATAAAGGATATATTAAGATTGCTTTGGCACTTTTAAGTCTCGCAGGATATACGCAAAATGTAGCATTTGCAAGCGAACATGATGCAGATGTTACTATTAAGGCCAACCCCGCACGCAAAAAACTATT ATTTGAGGAATTCCCAGAATTGGTATGTGAAGACATTGGTGAAGCTTTAGTAGCAATGAAGCATGCAATAGATGATTCAGAACTTTTAATAAAGCTTTCTGGGACTGGTATAGACGATTATTCGGCCTATTCTACAGAAGATGGAGACAAAACTATATATTCTAagaaaattggaaatatggATATTGGAAGATTTCATCTTACGATCCCATCTGCCTCTAAC tACTCTAAAGTATTAAAGAAACTCTGGGATTTCAATCATAACAAAAAACCCTATAAAAAGTTTATTAAtg gAAATCTTGCTCGTGTATACTCCAAATATTTAATTCTGCTTGAAAAATTTAACACAGATCTTAATTATACACCTCTCACAAAAAATTATGCTTTAGCCGCAAAAGTTAAA AAATCAAATGACACAACTGTAATTATTTGTCCTTCAAGACCTCTAAATTATCTTGGTCAAATCGATGATGAAACTGATATGAAAGAAATGTTAGAAAATACACAATCAATCGAAACTGACATAGATCCTGAGGAAGCATTAACCAAATTGGGTACTAATATAGCCGGATTTGTAGTTAAAAAAGGGGACGATAACGTTCAAGTTACTTATATCAACGCT ATTTATGACAGTAGTAATTCTACCGACTTTACCAACGATAAAAAAGAGAGAGGACTTGCATATACAAATATCCTAAGCTTAGCACAACGCATTTGA